A part of Arachis hypogaea cultivar Tifrunner chromosome 12, arahy.Tifrunner.gnm2.J5K5, whole genome shotgun sequence genomic DNA contains:
- the LOC112727710 gene encoding uncharacterized protein, protein MNSLLSPSASATTRASFPPFSSNLDVLSRCSKLRGIGFHCKRDSVITALRCNSSIWPGGPASGDGDSSSSSRSILDAFFLGKAVAEAVNERVESAVGEFLSTVGRLQAEQQKQVQEFQEEVLERAKKAKEKAAREAQGLVPNSTAETDVADSATSRTSDSSMDSVVAVKSIDESETYTGAAKDEDPPIDSSNDG, encoded by the exons ATGAACTCTCTACTTTCGCCTTCAGCATCTGCCACAACCCGTGCTTCCTTCCCTCCCTTTTCTTCCAACTTAGATGTTCTTTCTCGCTGTTCCAAGCTCAGAGGCATTGGATTTCACTGCAAAAGGGATTCTGTTATCACTGCACTTCGCTGCAATAGTAGCATCTGGCCCGGTGGCCCTGCCTCTG GCGATGGTgatagcagcagcagcagcaggagTATACTGGATGCATTTTTCTTGGGAAAAGCTGTAGCTGAAGCCGTGAACGAGCGAGTTGAATCTGCAGTTGGCGAGTTTCTGAGTACAGTTGGTAGGTTGCAAGCTGAACAACAAAAACAAGTACAGGAGTTTCAG GAAGAAGTGTTGGAAAGAGCAAAAAAGGCCAAGGAGAAAGCAGCACGTGAGGCACAAGGACTCGTTCCCAACTCTACTGCTGAGACAGACGTTGCGGATTCAGCTACTTCGAGAACTTCAGACTCTTCGATGGATTCAGTTGTTGCCGTCAAGTCAATTGATGAATCTGAAACGTACACCGGAGCTGCCAAAGACGAGGATCCCCCGATAGATTCATCGAATGACGGGTGA